Within Dysgonomonas sp. HDW5A, the genomic segment CAGTTTCGAAACTCAATCGGGTACGTGTCGATGGTTCAAAAAAAAGCGTTGCGCATACTTTTCCTTCCAAAAGACGACGATTGGGGTTTTCGTCAAACTTTTCAGCTAATTGAAGTATTCTGATTATATCTTCTTTTGTATAATCGGTAATCGAAACTAAACTTTTATTTTCCATATGCAGCCGAATTTATAAAATTAGGTCTCAGACCTGTTTGTTATTTCAGTAAGTATTTTGTGTAACTTATTGCTTTCTGAATGTAGTGTTACAATACTTATTGTTGTTTATTCCAAAAAAAACCTCGAAAAATAAAATTTCCGAGGGTGTATTATAAAATAATAAGGGAGCAACTCAATCTAAAGAATGATTCTTGTAAATGCATTACATATAGGTGTGGATGGTCACTTCTCATTACATTTTTTTTCTGATAACAAATATATTAATTTTTACTGTATGATGTTTTATATTCGGTGAAAAAGTTTTCATTCGGATCCTGATTTCTCTTTTTGATTTTATTTCACTCTTAATGTACTCGGAAAATCTTAACTTTGCATCTTCAAAAACAAATAGATATATGTCGTGTATTTTAAATATAGAAACTGCTACGCCCGTATGTTCGGTTGCAGTTTCAAAGAATGGAGAAATAATATTTGAACGCGAGAGTACTGATGGACCTTCGCACGCAAGTTTATTAGGTGTATTTGTAGCAGAAGCTGTAGCAGAGGTCAGGTTAAAGGGATATGTGTTAGATGCTGTTGCTGTTAGTTGTGGACCCGGCTCATATACCGGTCTGAGGATTGGTGTTTCGGAGGCGAAAGGCATTTGCTATGGCTTGGGTATACCTCTTATTGCGATAAAAACTCCTTTGGTGATGGCTCAAAAGATAATCGAAACACACGAAATTGCAGTTGATACACTTTTGTGTCCAATGATAGATGCCCGCCGGATGGAGGTATATGCTGCTTTATATGATAAAGAGCTTAATGTGGTAAGGGATATTGCAGCCGATATTGTAGATGAAGGTTCATATAAGGAATATTTATCTAAGTCGAAAGTGCTATTCTTCGGGAATGGTGCCGATAAATGTAAGGAGGCGATTGTAAATGATAATGCCTGCTTTTTAGAAGGAGTTTATCCATCGGCAAAATATATGGTTCGCCTGTCGGATGCAGCATATGCCGATAAACAATTTGTTGATACTGCTTATTTCGAACCTTTTTATTTGAAAGATTTTGTAGCTACTACCCCTAAAAAGAATATTTTTTAAGGTTGTAGCTTTTTAGTAATAAGAAGAGGGGTATTTCCAAAGGAGATATCCTTCTTTTGCTTTTGTGGATAGCCGTAATTTGTTTTCACGAAGGAACAGGCTAAACGAAATGTATTTTTTTCTTGAAAACCAATCTTTTTTTGTATTGTTATAATGATACTTTATTCTCTTTATTTGTATATTTGGAATAGAAAAATGACTTAAAAAATTGGCGTAATATGGATATTAACAACATTTTGTCATCGCTGGAAGCAAAGCATCCGG encodes:
- the tsaB gene encoding tRNA (adenosine(37)-N6)-threonylcarbamoyltransferase complex dimerization subunit type 1 TsaB — protein: MSCILNIETATPVCSVAVSKNGEIIFERESTDGPSHASLLGVFVAEAVAEVRLKGYVLDAVAVSCGPGSYTGLRIGVSEAKGICYGLGIPLIAIKTPLVMAQKIIETHEIAVDTLLCPMIDARRMEVYAALYDKELNVVRDIAADIVDEGSYKEYLSKSKVLFFGNGADKCKEAIVNDNACFLEGVYPSAKYMVRLSDAAYADKQFVDTAYFEPFYLKDFVATTPKKNIF